In the genome of Indicator indicator isolate 239-I01 chromosome 8, UM_Iind_1.1, whole genome shotgun sequence, one region contains:
- the GPRIN3 gene encoding G protein-regulated inducer of neurite outgrowth 3, with protein sequence MGTVPDPLRSAKLSLVTASEKEDCLGDLQSAKHQPQLPNEERASNGFPFMPSGSAGVCLFDLKHTAAASVQRCEQCHKDNASQQEVFPPGLTSEAAEGYPAAVDSADSSCPVGSQELAAPALTTAGAALVGQGPEMMPAPQSSRQFVQGSQAKTGSLTQTDDAALKPQGTDDQPALEVLNYSSLGDSIRGSESSCTSQANLLQRGEKDRGTATGSSVCQSASPARHTKAELGRDPQTGLEAKSGAADTAQMHLPDETEVVQSSKAPVPSSHGSPHPIDNTFTELGSPGPIQLSKYREMGTMTVQPESSFLSRETGSRTWRDAEVQAVATVESKSASTSPSILAAFLKGNPPPEEKEELHIIYQGGTGLSQSAITDSLSSKQKSPCSPGIMSESTVVMAVTAPDQTQPVKLPGFPSDVVPPASAVNAKLVSSSSLAALASQGTSVCDTETVSAACGGKDAAQLPMDAQVPPKPSPVEKLAVGSSNQTPAQTGSGTGEPSTTSAATVPGTKNNMRDLVHDTGSSCLPLLSSTDSEVKQKEVLRGSDQKPVQSKGASQEDAVPNKSVVKPKEENSVVLDPKGGMNASQPVTVCIKACSEDAGEKDSRGQGDTGQAQMARGQSLQIGLMPELSAGSACLTPPLEASAAPQQQGLQAKESRRELQTAALPASAQALPNVGENKKVPTPAMEAKVQVKQSKHVRDVIWDEQGMTWEVYGASLDPESLGIAIQNHLQRQIREHEKLIRTQNSQSRKSISSDTSSNKKLKGRQHNMFQSMLQNFRRPNCCVRPAPSSVLD encoded by the coding sequence ATGGGGACTGTACCCGATCCTCTGAGATCTGCCAAGCTTTCCCTGGTCACAGCTTCTGAGAAGGAGGACTGCCTGGGAGACTTGCAGTCTGCTAAGCACCAGCCCCAACTACCCAATGAAGAGAGGGCCAGCAATGGCTTCCCGTTTATGCcatctggctctgctggagttTGCTTGTTCGACCTGaaacacacagcagctgccagtgtGCAGAGGTGTGAGCAGTGCCACAAGGACAATGCTAGCCAGCAGGAAGTCTTTCCTCCTGGGCTCACCAGTGAAGCTGCAGAGGGTTATCCTGCAGCTGTAGATTCGGCTGATTCCTCCTGCCCAGTGGGCAGCCAAGAACTAGCAGCGCCAGCCCTaaccacagcaggagctgccttggTGGGGCAGGGGCCAGAGATGATGCCAGCCCCCCAGAGCTCCCGGCAGTTTGTGCAAGGCAGCCAGGCGAAAACAGGCTCCCTGACACAAACGGACGATGCCGCATTGAAACCTCAGGGGACTGACGATCAGCCGGCACTTGAGGTGTTAAATTATTCTTCCCTGGGCGACTCTATCAGGGGTAGTGAGTCGTCTTGTACTTCTCAGGCAAACCTTCTgcaaagaggggagaaagacaGGGGAACAGCAACTGGTTCTTCTGTGTGTCAGTCTGCCTCGCCAGCGAGGCACACCAAAGCTGAGCTGGGAAGAGACCCACAAACCGGTCTGGAGGCAAAAAGTGGGGCTGCAGACACTGCACAGATGCATCTCCCAGATGAAACTGAAgtggtgcagagcagcaaggcaCCAGTCCCATCGAGCCATGGGAGTCCACATCCCATAGACAACACATtcactgagctgggaagtccaGGCCCCATTCAGCTCTCCAAATACAGAGAAATGGGTACAATGACAGTTCAGCCAGAGAGCAGCTTTTTAAGTCGGGAAACAGGAAGCAGGACGTGGCGAGATGCTGAGGTTCAGGCTGTGGCTACTGTGGAGAGCAAATCGGCCTCCACCAGTcccagcatccttgcagccttctTAAAAGGGAATCCACctccagaagagaaggaagaactgcacATAATTTACCAAGGAGGAACAGGGCTGAGCCAGTCTGCAATTACTGACAGTTTATCGTCAAAACAAAAGTCCCCATGTTCTCCTGGTATCATGTCAGAATCAACTGTTGTTATGGCTGTAACTGCTCCAGACCAAACTCAGCCTGTGAAACTGCCTGGTTTCCCATCTGATGTGGTGCCTCCAGCATCAGCAGTTAATGCAAAACttgtttcctcctcctcccttgcAGCCCTTGCCTCCCAAGGGACATCTGTGTGTGATACTGAAACAGTCAGTGCAGCCTGTGGTGGCAAGgatgctgctcagctgcccaTGGATGCTCAAGTCCCACCAAAGCCCTCCCCTGTTGAGAAGCTTGCAGTTGGCTCCAGTAATCAAACTCCAGCACAAACCGGCTCTGGCACTGGGGAACCAAGCACCACTTCTGCTGCCACTGTCCCAGGAACCAAGAACAACATGCGAGATCTTGTCCATGACACAGGAAGCAGCTGCTTACCTTTACTCAGTAGCACAGACAGTGAGGTCAAGCAGAAAGAGGTCCTGCGTGGTTCTGATCAAAAGCCTGTGCAAAGTAAGGGTGCAAGTCAAGAGGACGCCGTTCCTAACAAGTCTGTGGTGAaaccaaaggaagaaaactcGGTGGTGCTTGATCCTAAAGGAGGGATGAATGCTAGCCAGCCTGTCACTGTCTGCATAAAGGCATGCTCAGAGGATGCAGGTGAAAAGGACAGCAGAGGCCAGGGAGACACTGGCCAGGCTCAGATGGCCAGAGGCCAGAGCCTGCAGATAGGACTAATGCCTGAGTTGAGTGCAGGTTCTGCATGTCTCACCCCTCCCTTGGAGGCatcagcagctccccagcagcaaggCCTCCAGGCCAAGGAGTCCAGACGTGAGCTCCAGacagcagctcttcctgcttCAGCTCAGGCCTTGCCAAAcgtgggggaaaacaaaaaggtcCCCACCCCAGCCATGGAGGCAAAAGTGCAGGTGAAGCAGTCCAAACATGTCAGGGATGTTATATGGGATGAGCAGGGCATGACATGGGAGGTTTATGGTGCTTCCCTTGATCCAGAATCCCTGGGAATTGCCATCCAGAACCACTTACAGAGACAAATACGGGAACACGAGAAACTGATCCGGACCCAGAACAGTCAGTCCCGGAAATCAATTTCCTCGGACACATCCTCGAATAAAAAACTGAAAGGCAGGCAGCACAACATGTTCCAGTCCATGCTGCAGAATTTTAGGCGTCCTAATTGCTGCGTCCGACCTGCTCCTTCTTCTGTGTTAGACTGA